One segment of Paramormyrops kingsleyae isolate MSU_618 chromosome 8, PKINGS_0.4, whole genome shotgun sequence DNA contains the following:
- the dag1 gene encoding dystroglycan 1 produces the protein MGRPSRHERGRANMSDRQSKGRFGAHCLPWMGRTVFLLLGLLLTPAQGMWPRGQVEILGELPGQLEASMHSSIMSDLPEAPAEVTSSVGLPDSSAVVGRLFRMNLPTVLDPSSTVKITEAGKEVLPSWLHWDEDSHTLQGLPLEADKGVHYISISVSDASGSQMSRTPDVFSIEVHPEDHTDTDPLQLALQSVSTEAQPFVCSNEEPVTVLTVILDADLTKMSSRQRVGLLNSMKKFSGVGLQHMKVLPVVNNRLFDMSAFMAGPGNAKKVVENGALISWKLGCALDQSNVPDISSVQTPAKEGTMSAQLGYPVVGWHIANKKPHVPKRIRRQLYNTPTPIPSILPPTYLDPPTRIVPTPTSPSIAPATDSFAPPFRGPVPLPMKPTIRVRDSIAHTPTLGPPLPTRIMDTTSTLSIMPTMTRPVFVEATASPTPATSTTKKPKVPPSTKKPRKPKTSTPAPRDTRTTTTKPSRRTTPSPPVLDKNSKPQLRNPIDQVNAWVGTYFEVKIPSDTFFDREDGTTDKLRLTLRMNHNEAVGDNSWIQFNSTSQLLYGLPDWQHVGKHEYFMHATDKGGLTDIDAFEVHVNRWSPSNKPPVSFIARFHGDPHMITNDVQKKILLIKKLAFSFGDRNSTAVTLKNITAGSIVVEWTNNSLPQNPCPKELIRQMTSKISDPNGKPSHGFSSAMEPDFKPINITVKGTGSCHTYMFVPPGEIAVPILPTDAPSLGPGRQSTDDVYLHTVIPAVVVAAILLIAGIIAMICYRKKRKGKLTIEDQATFIKKGVPIIFADELDDSKPPPSSSMPLILQEEKPPLPPPEYPNMANQETTPLNQDLLGEYTALRDEDPNAPPYQPPPPFTAPMEGKGSRPKNMTPYRSPPPYVPP, from the exons ATGGGTCGTCCTTCTAGGCACGAGCGAGGAAGAGCAAACATGAGCGACAGACAGAGCAAGGGCAGGTTTGGGGCTCATTGCCTCCCGTGGATGGGCAGGACTGTCTTTCTGTTGCTGGGGCTCCTCTTGACCCCGGCACAAGGAATGTGGCCCAGAGGACAGGTGGAGATCCTGGGAGAGCTGCCCGGACAGCTGGAGGCCTCCATGCACTCGTCCATCATGTCAGACCTGCCGGAAGCCCCTGCCGAGGTGACATCTTCCGTTGGGCTCCCAGACTCCTCTGCGGTGGTGGGCCGCCTCTTTCGGATGAATCTTCCGACAGTTTTAGATCCCAGCAGCACGGTCAAG ATAACAGAGGCTGGAAAAGAGGTTTTGCCATCCTGGTTGCACTGGGACGAAGACAGTCACACTCTCCAGGGCCTTCCCCTGGAGGCAGACAAGGGTGTCCATTATATCTCCATATCTGTGTCAGATGCCAGTGGAAGCCAGATGTCTCGTACTCCTGATGTTTTCTCAATCGAAGTGCATCCAGAAGACCACACAGACACTGACCCCCTTCAGCTGGCACTCCAGTCTGTTAGCACTGAGGCTCAGCCATTCGTCTGTAGTAATGAGGAACCAGTCACCGTACTTACGGTCATCCTAGATGCTGACCTCACTAAGATGAGCTCCAGGCAGAGAGTGGGACTGCTAAATAGTATGAAAAAATTCTCTGGGGTGGGACTTCAGCACATGAAAGTTCTACCTGTGGTTAACAATCGCCTTTTTGACATGTCTGCCTTCATGGCTGGACCGGGCAATGCCAAGAAGGTGGTGGAGAATGGGGCCCTCATTTCTTGGAAATTGGGTTGTGCTCTGGACCAAAGCAATGTTCCTGACATCAGCAGTGTCCAGACCCCTGCCAAAGAAGGAACTATGTCAGCACAGCTAGGATATCCTGTTGTGGGATGGCATATTGCCAACAAGAAGCCCCATGTCCCCAAACGAATCCGACGACAGCTCTACAACACCCCTACTCCTATTCCCTCCATTCTTCCTCCAACATACCTTGATCCCCCTACCCGTATTGTGCCCACACCTACCTCCCCTTCCATTGCACCAGCTACTGATAGTTTTGCCCCTCCTTTTCGAGGTCCTGTACCTCTCCCTATGAAGCCCACTATAAGGGTCAGAGACTCAATTGCGCATACTCCCACACTGGGGCCTCCTCTGCCAACAAGAATAATGGATACCACAAGCACCCTTTCCATCATGCCTACAATGACCAGACCTGTGTTTGTTGAGGCCACGGCTTCTCCGACTCCGGCAACATCAACTACTAAGAAACCGAAGGTTCCACCCTCAACAAAGAAACCCAGGAAACCCAAGACGTCTACTCCAGCACCCAGAGATACTAGAACCACAACAACTAAACCGTCAAGACGTACAACCCCTTCACCACCTGTGCTTGATAAGAATTCAAAACCACAACTACGTAATCCTATCGACCAGGTGAATGCATGGGTTGGGACCTATTTTGAGGTAAAAATTCCTTCTGATACCTTCTTCGACAGGGAGGATGGTACCACAGACAAGCTGAGGCTGACCCTACGAATGAACCACAATGAAGCTGTTGGGGATAACTCCTGGATTCAGTTCAATAGTACGAGTCAACTCTTGTATGGACTTCCGGACTGGCAGCATGTAGGAAAACATGAGTACTTCATGCATGCAACTGACAAAGGTGGACTGACTGACATAGATGCCTTTGAGGTCCATGTTAATCGCTGGTCACCTAGTAACAAACCTCCTGTTTCATTTATCGCTCGATTCCATGGGGATCCTCATATGATTACTAATGATGTTCAGAAGAAGATCCTTCTGATTAAAAAATTAGCCTTTTCATTTGGTGACCGCAACAGTACCGCAGTCACATTGAAGAACATCACTGCGGGATCCATTGTGGTGGAGTGGACTAATAACAGCCTGCCACAGAACCCTTGTCCTAAAGAACTTATTCGGCAAATGACCAGTAAGATCTCTGATCCTAATGGCAAACCCTCTCATGGTTTTAGCAGCGCAATGGAGCCAGATTTCAAACCCATTAATATCACTGTCAAAGGCACAGGTAGCTGCCATACCTACATGTTTGTGCCACCAGGGGAAATCGCTGTTCCTATCCTTCCAACGGATGCACCTTCTCTGGGTCCAGGACGGCAAAGCACAGATGATGTGTACTTACACACTGTAATTCCAGCCGTGGTCGTCGCTGCCATCTTGCTGATCGCTGGCATCATCGCCATGATCTGTTACCGCAAGAAGCGCAAAGGCAAGCTCACTATCGAGGACCAAGCGACGTTCATCAAAAAGGGGGTGCCCATCATATTTGCAGATGAGCTGGATGATTCGAAGCCCCCACCATCTTCCAGTATGCCCTTGATCCTACAGGAAGAGAAACCTCCCCTACCTCCTCCAGAGTATCCCAACATGGCTAACCAGGAGACTACACCCCTTAACCAGGACCTTTTGGGAGAATACACAGCTCTGCGGGACGAAGATCCCAACGCTCCTCCTTACCAGCCACCACCACCCTTCACTGCCCCTATGGAAGGGAAAGGTTCTCGTCCAAAGAACATGACACCCTACAGATCTCCACCACCTTACGTGCCGCCATAA